A genomic region of Prionailurus bengalensis isolate Pbe53 chromosome D1, Fcat_Pben_1.1_paternal_pri, whole genome shotgun sequence contains the following coding sequences:
- the LOC122484261 gene encoding olfactory receptor 51A4-like yields MRVLVVLHGSVTKTEGGNEYKREKNEFQEKCLEAHLGWIPRNILRGPINSSWFQSPTLLLTGIPGLEAVQIWISIPLCVMYLIALLGNCIILFVIKNTSSLHDPQYIFLSMLATTDVGLSLSTLPTVLSVFLLNHREIEFHSCLTQMFFIHTFSSRESAILLAMAFDRFVAIRNPLHYTVVLTSPRIMGMGIAAMVRAVVLMVPLPILLKRLSFCRDVILSHCYCYHPDVMKLACGPVRVNIIYGLSLVLCSFGVDSVFIVISYILILKTVLGIASEDGQLRALNTCISHIFTVCIFYVPLIVLALIHRFGTFTSPLLHVTMANLFLFLTPVLNPLVYSLKTKQIRSAVHKVLRARRNLLK; encoded by the exons ATGCGTGTGCTGGTAGTGCTTCATGGCTCAGTGACCAAAACAGAAGGGGGAAATGAGtataaaagagagaagaatgaatTCCAAG AGAAATGCCTAGAAGCTCATTTGGGCTGGATCCCAAGAAATATCCTTAGGGGTCCTATAAACAGTAGCTGGTTCCAGTCACCCACTCTTCTCCTAACAGGCATTCCTGGACTGGAGGCTGTACAAATATGGATCTCTATCCCACTGTGTGTCATGTATCTAATTGCTCTCCTGGGGAACTGCATCATCCTCTTTGTTATCAAAAACACCTCCAGCCTTCATGACCCTCAATACATCTTCCTATCGATGTTGGCAACCACAGATGTGGGTCTGTCTTTATCAACTCTACCTACGGTACTCAGTGTCTTCCTCTTGAATCACAGAGAAATTGAGTTCCATTCTTGTCTGACACAAATGTTCTTCATCCATACCTTCTCCTCCAGGGAGTCAGCCATCCTGTTGGCCATGGCCTTTGACCGATTTGTAGCTATTCGCAACCCATTGCACTACACTGTGGTCTTAACCTCTCCTCGGATCATGGGGATGGGAATTGCAGCCATGGTTAGGGCTGTGGTGTTGATGGTACCCTTGCCAATCCTGCTCAAGCGATTGTCCTTCTGCAGAGATGTTATTCTATCACATTGTTACTGCTACCACCCTGATGTTATGAAGCTGGCCTGTGGCCCTGTCAGAGTCAACATCATCTATGGACTGTCTCTTGTGCTCTGCTCCTTTGGAGTTGACTCTGTGTTCATTGTCATTTCATACATCCTTATTTTGAAAACAGTGCTGGGTATTGCTTCAGAAGATGGTCAGCTCAGAGCACTTAATACTTGCATTTCCCACATTTTCACTGTCTGCATCTTTTATGTGCCACTCATTGTCCTGGCTCTAATTCATAGGTTTGGTACATTCACATCTCCTCTTCTCCATGTCACCATGGccaatctctttctcttcttgacCCCAGTCCTTAATCCCTTGGTTTATAGCCTAAAAACCAAACAGATAAGGTCTGCAGTACACAAGGTACTCAGGGCCAGGAGAAACTTGCTGAAGTAG
- the LOC122483466 gene encoding olfactory receptor 52Z1-like — MTISSNHTNLRDIWYTMTGIPGLEYAHIWISIPICFTYIVSVLGNTFLLFLIFTERSLHEPMYLFLSMLALADIFLSTVTTPKMLAIFWFQDGGISFGCCVSQMFFLHFIFVAESAILLAMAFDRYVAICHPLRYTTILTPSVIGKMGIASVIRSFFICFPLVFLVYRLAYCGRNIIHHSYCEHMGIARLACDSIKINIYYGVIVALFSTCLDVVFIIVSYAVILCTVFRIPSQDARLKTLGTCGSHVCVILLFYTPAFFSFFAHRFGGHHIPLHVHILLANLYVVVPPTLNPIIYGVKTKKVQEKFVHVFSVSNKFC; from the coding sequence ATGACAATCTCTTCAAACCACACCAACCTTAGAGATATTTGGTATACCATGACTGGGATCCCAGGACTGGAATATGCACACATATGGATCTCCATTCCCATCTGTTTCACGTACATAGTTTCTGTTTTAGGCAACACCTTCTTATTATTCCTGATCTTCACTGAACGCAGTCTTCATGAACCCATGTACCTTTTCTTGTCCATGTTAGCCCTGGCAGATATCTTTCTCTCCACAGTCACCACACCAAAGATGCTAGCAATCTTCTGGTTCCAAGATGGGGGTATTTCTTTCGGTTGCTGTGTGTCCCAAATGTTTTTTCTCCACTTCATCTTTGTGGCAGAGTCTGCCATATTGCTGGCCATGGCATTTGACCGCTATGTAGCCATCTGCCATCCACTAAGATATACTACAATTCTAACCCCCTCAGTCATTGGAAAAATGGGCATTGCCTCTGTGATCAGGAGTTTCTTCATCTGCTTCCCCTTGGTTTTTCTGGTTTATCGGCTTGCTTACTGTGggaggaatattattcatcacTCATATTGTGAACATATGGGCATTGCCAGGCTAGCCTGTGATAGCATCAAAATCAACATCTACTATGGGGTGATTGTGGCCCTATTTTCTACATGCCTGGATGTGGTGTTTATCATTGTCTCCTATGCCGTTATACTCTGTACTGTTTTTAGAATTCCTTCCCAAGATGCCCGACTCAAGACCCTGGGTACTTGTGGCTCCCATGTCTGTGTTATCCTACTGTTCTATACTCCagcctttttttcattctttgctcACCGATTTGGGGGCCACCATATACCACTCCATGTACATATCCTCCTTGCCAATCTTTATGTGGTGGTACCACCCACTCTCAATCCCATCATTTATGGAGTTAAGACCAAGAAAGTTCAGGAGAAGTTTGTCCATGTCTTTTCTGTGAGCAATAAATTCTGCTGA
- the LOC122482554 gene encoding olfactory receptor 51V1-like, producing MSPISIFNVNSSRFILTGFPGLEVHYLWISIPFSSIYATVFLGNCMVLHVIRTEPSLHQPMFYFLAMLALTDLCMGLSTMYTVLGILWGFVREISLDSCIAQSYFIHGLSFMESSVLLAMAFDRYIAICNPLRYSSILTNDKIMKIGVTILCRSSLLIPPVIIRLKFLNYCRPHILSHSFCLHQDLIRMACSDIRFNSIYGLALVISNLLLDAVLILISYIMILHAVLAIASREERIKSLQTCVSHICAVSVFYIPIIGLTMVHRFGKHLSPWVHVLLGNTYILFPPLMNPIIYSIKTQQIRRRVQRLFNFKKF from the coding sequence ATGTCTCCTATCTCTATCTTTAATGTTAATAGTTCCAGATTTATTCTCACTGGTTTTCCTGGCCTGGAAGTTCACTATCTCTGGATCTCCATCCCTTTCTCCTCCATCTATGCCACGGTTTTCCTGGGAAACTGCATGGTGCTGCATGTGATCCGGACAGAGCCCAGCCTGCACCAGCCCATGTTCTACTTCCTGGCCATGCTGGCCCTCACTGATCTGTGCATGGGGCTGTCTACCATGTACACGGTGCTGGGGATCCTGTGGGGATTCGTTCGTGAGATCAGCCTAGATTCCTGCATTGCCCAGTCCTACTTCATCCATGGTTTGTCCTTCATggaatcctctgtcctccttgcTATGGCTTTTGACCGTTACATTGCCATTTGCAACCCACTACGCTATTCTTCCATCCTAACTAATGACAAAATCATGAAAATTGGGGTGACAATCTTATGTAGGAGTTCTTTACTCATACCTCCAGTCATCATTCGCCTAAAGTTCTTAAATTATTGCCGCCCCCACATCctttctcactctttctgccTGCACCAAGACTTAATTAGAATGGCCTGTTCAGACATCCGTTTCAACAGCATTTATGGTCTTGCCCTGGTAATTAGCAACCTGTTGTTGGATGCAGTGCTCATACTTATCTCCTATATTATGATCTTGCATGCAGTCTTAGCTATTGCATCACGGGAAGAGAGAATCAAGTCCTTGCAGACCTGTGTATCTCACATCTgtgctgtttctgttttctacatCCCAATCATTGGTCTGACTATGGTGCATCGCTTTGGGAAACACCTCTCACCATGGGTACATGTCCTCCTGGGCAACACCTATATCCTTTTCCCACCCTTGATGAACCCCATTATTTACAGTATCAAGACCCAACAAATACGAAGAAGAGTCCAGAGattgtttaatttcaaaaaattttaa